One window of the Dreissena polymorpha isolate Duluth1 chromosome 5, UMN_Dpol_1.0, whole genome shotgun sequence genome contains the following:
- the LOC127830932 gene encoding isatin hydrolase-like, which yields MAKLVGWGVIINVKAKASQNLDYRVTVDDLQNWEAQYGRIPNGAVVVMNSGWHHKYPNKTEVFGTESTTDPTTFHFPGFHENAAEWLVQNRNIHVIGVDTPSTDYGQSKTFPVHVILGRANIPGLENVANLDAIPEFGSLISVAVIKLQDGSGGPTRVFATLPPTNDCFMSTYLNIGLTFIALVISMFLTAD from the exons ATGGCAAAACTTGTGGGATGGGGAGTGATTATCAATGTTAAG GCAAAAGCTTCACAGAATCTCGACTACCGTGTCACCGTTGACGACCTTCAAAACTGGGAGGCGCAGTACGGCCGCATTCCCAACGGGGCTGTTGTCGTCATGAACTCGGGGTGGCACCATAAATACCCGAACAAGACCGAAGTTTTCGGGACCGAGTCTACGACCGATCCAACAACATTCCATTTCCCGGGATTCCATGAGAATGCCGCCGAATGGCTGGTACAAAATAGAAATATTCACGTGATTGGCGTTGACACGCCCTCCACTGATTATGGCCAATCAAAGACATTTCCGGTTCATGTGATTCTAGGGCGTGCGAATATTCCAGGCCTTGAAAATGTCGCAAATTTAGATGCCATCCCGGAGTTTGGTTCCCTCATTTCAGTAGCTGTAATCAAACTTCAAGACGGAAGCGGGGGTCCTACAAGAGTGTTTGCCACGTTGCCACCAACCAATGATTGCTTCATGAGTACATATCTCAACATTGGACTGACATTTATTGCGTTGGTAATTAGCATGTTTCTCACAGCAGATTAA